A single Cannabis sativa cultivar Pink pepper isolate KNU-18-1 chromosome 7, ASM2916894v1, whole genome shotgun sequence DNA region contains:
- the LOC115697703 gene encoding delta-1-pyrroline-5-carboxylate synthase produces the protein MDSMDPTRAFVKNVKRLVVKVGTAVVTRGDGRLALGRLGALCEQLKELNSQDYDVILVTSGAVGLGRQRLKYRRLANTSFADLQYLQGEFDDGKACAAVGQGSLMALYDTMFSQLDVTSSQLLVTDGVFRDRAFKKQLTDTVNSLVSLRVIPIFNENDAVSTRREPLMDSSGIFWDNDSLAGLLAQELNADLLVLLSDVEGLYNGPPNDPKSKLIHTYVKEKHQDEITFGDKSRLGRGGMTAKVNAAVSAADAGIPVVITSGFAADNIIKVLQGKRIGTVFHQDAHLWPVVKEVCAREMAVAARECSTRLQALGSQERRKILLDIADSLEAKENLIKAENQADIAAAIEAGKDKTVLSRLALKAGKISSLARSVRKLADMEEPIGQVAERSELADGVILEKVSCPLGVLLVVYESRPDALVQIASLAIRTGNGLLLKGETDAKRSNAIFHKVITSAIPSTVGDDLIGLVTSREEIPDLLKLEDVIDLVIPRGNKNLVSQIKESTNIPVLGHTGGVCHVYIDKSANLDMARSIVLDAKIKYADTSNIVKKLLVHKDVSSSGKLSELVAELQVKGVSMYGGPKASTLFSIAEASPFHLEYDKVACTVEIVEDIYAAIDHIRQNGSSHSDSIVAEDEEAAELFLNKVNSPGVCHNGSTVSCNGGSSEIDAKVEINSNGIHIRDPVGVEGLLTTQWVMRGNGKVASGHKGINHVQKALPMKA, from the exons ATGGATTCCATGGATCCTACTAGAGCTTTTGTCAAGAATGTTAAGCGTCTGGTTGTTAAG GTGGGAACAGCTGTGGTTACTCGAGGAGATGGAAGATTAGCATTGGGAAGACTTGGGGCTCTGTGTGAGCAG CTTAAAGAGTTGAATTCTCAAGACTACGACGTTATTTTAGTGACTTCAGGAGCTGTTGGTCTTGGACGCCAAAGGCTTAAATACAGGAGATTGGCCAATACCAg TTTTGCTGATCTCCAATATTTACAAGGCGAGTTTGATGATGGAAAAGCTTGTGCAGCTGTTGGGCAGGGTAGTCTCATGGCTCTGTATGATACCATGTTCAGCCAG CTTGATGTCACCTCGTCTCAACTTCTTGTCACAGATGGTGTTTTCAGAGATCGAGCCTTCAAGAAGCAACTTACTGATACGGTGAATTCCTTGGTATCTCTGAGGGTTATACCTATTTTCAATGAAAATGATGCTGTCAGCACTAGAAGAGAACCCTTAATG GATTCTTCTGGTATATTTTGGGATAATGACAGCTTGGCTGGCCTGTTAGCTCAGGAACTAAATGCTGACCTTCTTGTGCTGTTAAGTGATGTTGAGGGACTGTACAATGGTCCTCCAAATGACCCCAAGTCGAAGTTAATTCATACTTATGTCAAAGAGAAACATCAAGACGAAATAACATTTGGAGACAAGTCAAGGTTGGGCAGAGGTGGTATGACCGCTAAAGTCAATGCTGCTGTTAGTGCAGCTGATGCTGGCATACCTGTTGTTATTACTAG TGGCTTTGCCGCAGACAATATCATCAAAGTTCTCCAAGGAAAGCGTATTGGTACTGTATTTCATCAAGATGCACATTTATGGCCTGTTGTTAAAGAAGTTTGTGCACGAGAAATGGCAGTTGCAGCAAGGGAATGTTCAACGCGGCTTCAA GCCTTGGGATCTCAAGAGAGGAGGAAGATTTTGCTTGACATAGCTGATTCACTGGAAGCAAAAGAAAATTTGATTAAAGCTGAGAATCAAGCTGATATTGCTGCTGCAATTGAGGCTGGAAAGGACAAGACCGTACTTTCTCGTTTGGCCTTGAAGGCCGGAAAG ATATCTAGTCTTGCAAGATCTGTGCGTAAACTCGCTGACATGGAAGAGCCTATTGGTCAAGTTGCGGAGAGATCAGAG CTGGCAGATGGAGTTATCTTAGAGAAAGTCTCCTGTCCTTTGGGTGTTCTATTGGTTGTTTATGAGTCTCGACCTGATGCCTTAGTTCAG ATTGCTTCATTAGCAATTCGCACTGGCAATGGTTTACTGCTTAAAGGTGAAACAGACGCCAAGAGATCGAATGCAATCTTTCACAAG gtAATCACTTCAGCAATCCCAAGTACAGTTGGTGACGACCTTATTGGACTTGTGACCTCAAGAGAGGAAATTCCTGATCTTCTCAAG CTCGAAGATGTGATAGATCTAGTGATCCCTAGGGGCAATAAAAACCTTGTTTCTCAAATCAAGGAATCAACAAATATCCCTGTTCTTGGTCATACTG GTGGAGTTTGCCATGTTTATATTGATAAGTCGGCTAATTTGGATATGGCGAGGAGCATTGTTCTTGATGCAAAGATCAAATATGCTGATACATCTAATATAGTG AAAAAGCTTCTTGTACACAAGGATGTGTCAAGTAGTGGAAAATTAAGTGAACTCGTTGCAGAACTCCAAGTTAAAG GCGTTTCAATGTATGGTGGTCCTAAAGCAAGCACCTTGTTTAGTATTGCTGAGGCTAGCCCTTTCCATCTTGAGTACGATAAGGTGGCTTGCACAGTCGAAATTGTTGAGGATATTTATGCTGCCATTGACCATATTCGTCAAAATGGGAG CTCTCATTCTGATTCTATTGTCGCAGAAGACGAAGAAGCTGCTGAACTTTTCCTCAATAAAGTAAACAG CCCTGGGGTATGCCATAATGGAAGCACAGTGTCCTGTAATGGAGGAAGCTCTGAAATTGATGCTAAG GTTGAAATAAATTCGAATGGGATTCACATTCGAGATCCTGTTGGAGTAGAAGGATTGCTAACAACACAATG GGTAATGAGAGGGAATGGGAAGGTGGCATCTGGTCATAAAGGGATCAACCACGTCCAAAAAGCGCTTCCTATGAAAGCTTAA